In Saccharomonospora marina XMU15, one genomic interval encodes:
- a CDS encoding GyrI-like domain-containing protein: MRTYSISSETLPEQPTLVARATLFVDEIGPWLGQAYQRIAEVIAGSDSYPIGPPFARYRMLDDDRFDIEAGFPIPAPVEGRGDVHASALPGGPAAITVHVGGYDEMEPAYEALASWVADHGGELAGDAWENYLTNPEEEPDPGSWRTEIVQPYRVG, encoded by the coding sequence ATGAGGACCTACAGCATCAGCAGCGAGACTCTGCCCGAGCAACCCACCCTGGTGGCGCGGGCAACGCTCTTCGTCGACGAGATCGGTCCGTGGCTGGGCCAGGCCTACCAGCGAATCGCCGAGGTGATCGCCGGCAGTGACTCCTACCCGATCGGGCCGCCGTTCGCTCGTTACCGAATGCTCGACGACGATCGTTTCGACATCGAGGCGGGCTTTCCGATCCCCGCGCCCGTCGAGGGTCGCGGCGACGTCCACGCTTCCGCGCTGCCGGGTGGCCCGGCCGCGATCACCGTGCATGTCGGCGGATACGACGAGATGGAGCCTGCCTACGAGGCGCTGGCGTCGTGGGTGGCCGACCACGGCGGTGAGTTGGCGGGGGACGCGTGGGAGAACTACCTCACCAACCCGGAGGAGGAACCCGACCCGGGTTCGTGGCGCACCGAGATCGTGCAGCCGTACCGGGTGGGCTAG
- a CDS encoding alpha/beta fold hydrolase, protein MTAPAVRLAAATSNVVEKLLRGGVADLRPAPRLLIDAGPNRRVHRFTTPVGVDPGGPPVLLVPPLAAPPLCFDLRRGCSLAEHLVAGGRRTYLVDYGTVAFADRGLGVEHWVHDVLPKAIRAVSADAGGRDVHLVAWCLGGIFSLLTAADQDELPIASITTIAAPFDFTAIPLIAPLRPLVELTGGHLLTPFYRLLGGAPSYLVSQAFRLTRLDKEITRPIAMLRNLHDRDFLAQLEAVDHFMSNMAAYPGRTFGQLYHRFFRANDLAEGRIEINGRLVSLSRVRVPTLVVAGEHDTIAPKRAVRRLVGLLSGAPEVRFESAPGGHLGVLTGRAARATTWRHLDEFLDSRADPC, encoded by the coding sequence ATGACCGCACCGGCGGTAAGGCTGGCTGCCGCGACGTCGAACGTGGTGGAGAAGCTGCTGCGCGGAGGCGTCGCCGACCTGCGACCCGCGCCGAGGCTGCTCATCGACGCAGGCCCCAACCGGCGCGTCCACCGGTTCACCACACCGGTCGGTGTCGATCCGGGCGGTCCGCCGGTACTGCTGGTTCCGCCACTCGCCGCGCCGCCGCTGTGCTTCGACCTCAGGCGCGGTTGCAGCCTCGCCGAGCACCTCGTCGCGGGTGGCAGGCGGACCTATCTGGTCGACTACGGGACGGTGGCTTTCGCCGACCGCGGGCTCGGCGTCGAGCACTGGGTCCACGATGTGCTGCCGAAGGCGATACGTGCGGTCAGCGCCGATGCCGGTGGCCGCGACGTCCACCTCGTCGCCTGGTGTCTCGGCGGGATCTTCTCGCTGCTCACCGCGGCCGACCAGGACGAGCTGCCGATCGCCTCGATAACCACGATCGCCGCGCCGTTCGACTTCACCGCCATTCCACTGATCGCGCCGCTGCGGCCACTCGTCGAACTGACAGGGGGCCACCTGCTCACACCGTTCTACCGGTTGCTCGGCGGCGCACCGTCCTACCTCGTCAGCCAGGCATTCCGGCTGACCAGGCTGGACAAGGAAATCACAAGGCCGATCGCGATGCTGCGGAACCTGCACGATCGCGACTTCCTCGCACAACTGGAGGCGGTGGACCATTTCATGTCGAACATGGCTGCCTACCCTGGGCGCACCTTCGGCCAGCTCTACCACAGGTTCTTCCGCGCCAACGATCTCGCCGAGGGCCGTATCGAGATCAACGGCAGGCTGGTCTCGCTTTCGCGGGTGCGGGTGCCCACGCTTGTCGTCGCAGGCGAACACGACACGATCGCGCCGAAACGCGCCGTCCGGCGGCTGGTCGGCCTGCTCTCCGGTGCGCCGGAAGTCCGGTTCGAGTCGGCGCCGGGCGGACACCTCGGGGTGCTGACCGGCCGCGCCGCCCGCGCGACGACCTGGCGCCACCTCGACGAGTTTCTCGACTCGCGAGCCGATCCGTGCTGA
- the map gene encoding type I methionyl aminopeptidase yields the protein MIELKTPGEVEAMAAAGKVVATALREVRARAAVGVSLLELDEVAAAVLTGAGANSSFLGYRPGSAPSPYPAVLCASVNDAVVHGIPTDYRLRDGDLLSIDFGAEVAGWHADAATSFVVGGADPQDLKLIETTRRALSAGIDALLPGNRLGDIGHAISVVGRAAGYGLLAEHGGHGIGRSMHEPPHVPNEGAEGRGIRLRAGMVLAIEPMFVAGGVDAYRVGADGWTLHTADGSKAAHVEHTVAVTDEGPRILTTL from the coding sequence TTGATCGAGTTGAAGACACCGGGCGAGGTCGAGGCGATGGCCGCGGCAGGCAAGGTGGTCGCCACGGCGTTGCGGGAAGTGCGCGCTCGGGCGGCAGTCGGCGTCTCGCTGCTGGAACTCGACGAGGTCGCCGCCGCAGTGTTGACCGGCGCGGGCGCGAACTCGTCGTTCCTCGGCTACCGACCCGGCTCCGCGCCGAGTCCCTACCCTGCCGTGTTGTGCGCCAGCGTGAACGACGCCGTAGTGCACGGCATCCCGACGGACTATCGGCTGCGTGACGGCGACCTGCTCAGCATCGACTTCGGCGCGGAGGTGGCAGGCTGGCACGCGGATGCCGCGACGAGTTTCGTGGTGGGCGGGGCCGACCCGCAAGACCTGAAGCTGATCGAGACCACCCGGCGGGCGCTGTCGGCGGGCATCGACGCGTTGCTGCCCGGCAACCGGCTCGGTGACATCGGGCACGCGATCAGCGTCGTCGGGCGAGCCGCCGGGTACGGGTTGCTCGCCGAACACGGCGGGCACGGAATCGGCAGGTCGATGCACGAACCACCGCACGTGCCCAACGAGGGCGCCGAGGGACGTGGCATACGGTTGCGCGCCGGGATGGTGTTGGCGATCGAGCCGATGTTCGTCGCCGGCGGGGTCGATGCCTACCGCGTGGGCGCCGACGGCTGGACCTTGCACACCGCCGACGGCAGCAAGGCCGCCCACGTGGAGCACACGGTGGCGGTCACGGACGAGGGTCCGCGTATTCTCACCACCTTGTGA
- a CDS encoding acyl-CoA dehydrogenase family protein, which yields MIDFRLGEEYEALRKTVHDFAQAEVAPVIAGYYEREEFPYDLVAGMGRMGLFGLPLPEEYGGMGGDYFALCLALEELARVDSSVAITLEAGVSLGAMPIYRFGTEEQKRTWLPALCSGEALGAFGLTEPGGGSDAGATRTTAKLDGDDWVINGSKAFITNSGTDITRLVTVTAVTGSKPDGRKEISAIIVPSGTPGFTVAPKYSKVGWNASDTHELAFDDCRVPARNLLGERGRGYAQFLSILDEGRIAIAALSVGLAQGCVDECLRYVGEREAFGHKIGAYQAIQFKIADMEARAHTARLAYYQAAAKLLRGEPFKKEAAIAKLVSSNAAMDNAREATQIFGGYGFMNEFAVGRFYRDAKILEIGEGTSEVQRMLIARELGLR from the coding sequence ATGATCGACTTCAGGCTCGGCGAGGAGTACGAAGCGCTGCGCAAGACGGTTCACGACTTCGCGCAGGCGGAGGTGGCCCCGGTGATCGCGGGCTACTACGAGCGTGAGGAGTTCCCCTACGACCTCGTCGCGGGAATGGGCAGGATGGGGCTGTTCGGGCTGCCGCTGCCCGAGGAGTACGGCGGCATGGGCGGAGACTACTTCGCGCTGTGCCTCGCGCTGGAGGAACTGGCGCGGGTGGACTCGTCGGTGGCGATCACGCTGGAAGCAGGCGTCTCGCTCGGCGCGATGCCGATCTACCGGTTCGGCACCGAGGAGCAGAAGCGTACCTGGCTGCCCGCGTTGTGCTCCGGTGAGGCGCTTGGCGCGTTCGGGCTCACCGAGCCCGGCGGCGGGTCCGATGCCGGGGCGACGCGGACCACGGCCAAGCTCGACGGCGACGACTGGGTCATCAACGGCAGCAAGGCGTTCATCACCAATTCGGGGACCGACATAACGAGGCTCGTCACCGTGACCGCCGTGACGGGAAGTAAACCCGACGGCCGCAAGGAGATCTCGGCGATCATCGTGCCGTCGGGCACGCCGGGGTTCACCGTGGCACCGAAGTACTCGAAGGTCGGCTGGAACGCCTCGGACACACACGAACTCGCGTTCGACGACTGCCGGGTACCCGCGCGGAACCTGCTCGGCGAGCGCGGCAGGGGCTACGCGCAGTTTCTCTCGATCCTCGACGAGGGCAGGATCGCCATCGCGGCGCTGAGCGTGGGCCTCGCGCAGGGCTGCGTGGACGAGTGCCTGCGCTACGTCGGTGAGCGGGAGGCGTTCGGCCACAAGATCGGGGCCTACCAGGCGATCCAGTTCAAGATCGCCGACATGGAGGCGCGGGCGCACACCGCGCGGCTGGCCTACTACCAGGCGGCCGCGAAGCTGTTGCGCGGCGAGCCGTTCAAGAAGGAGGCCGCCATCGCCAAGCTGGTGTCGTCCAACGCCGCGATGGACAACGCGCGTGAGGCCACTCAGATCTTCGGCGGCTACGGGTTCATGAACGAGTTCGCGGTCGGCCGGTTCTACCGCGACGCCAAGATTCTGGAGATCGGGGAAGGCACCAGCGAGGTGCAGCGGATGCTGATCGCGAGGGAACTCGGCCTGCGCTGA
- a CDS encoding acetyl/propionyl/methylcrotonyl-CoA carboxylase subunit alpha, translating into MFDTVAVANRGEIAVRVIRTLRRMGIRSVAIYSDADAGSAHVREADTAVRVGPAEAARSYLSIPDVVAAAVESGAQAVHPGYGFLSENPAFARACEEAGLVFVGPPASAIEAMGDKIRAKQTVSGAGVPVVPGRSELHGDADIEAAAADIGYPVLLKPSAGGGGKGMRLVESPDELPAAVESARREAMSAFGDDRLLLERFVETPRHIEIQVLADRHGNVIHLGERECSLQRRHQKIVEEAPSALLDEATRARMGASAVEAARAVGYVGAGTVEFIVSAREPQRFYFLEMNTRLQVEHPVTELVTGVDLVEWQLRVAAGERLSLAQHDVRAEGHAVEARVYAEDPARDFVPTGGTVLALAEPSGPHVRVDSGLLEGFTVGSDYDPMLAKVVAWGPDRTAALHRLDRALADTAVLGVTTNIPFLRALLTDADVLAGELDTGLVERKLDALVAEDAAEDAAEEFLIAAALDRLLSLWPSGPVVDPWDVPSGWRLGARAGVTLRLRAGRTEALVLVEGPPSDALVSVDDREPVAASAERDGDDLVVRGEGFGGRYGRYRRYRRARASDGTVWFARQGRAVAVGERPNLLASHAESVEVGPVTSPMPGTVLVVKVAPGDVVSAGAPLLVVEAMKMEYTITAPVDGVVSELHVQAGQQVALDQSLAVVTREEHIA; encoded by the coding sequence ATGTTCGACACCGTCGCGGTGGCCAACCGCGGCGAGATCGCCGTCCGCGTCATCCGCACGCTGCGCCGCATGGGGATCCGCTCCGTCGCGATCTACAGCGACGCCGACGCGGGCTCGGCCCACGTGCGCGAGGCCGACACCGCCGTGCGGGTGGGGCCTGCCGAGGCCGCGCGCAGCTATCTGTCCATTCCGGACGTCGTCGCCGCGGCTGTGGAGTCGGGTGCGCAGGCCGTGCATCCCGGCTACGGCTTCCTTTCGGAGAACCCGGCGTTCGCGCGCGCCTGCGAGGAGGCCGGGTTGGTGTTCGTGGGCCCGCCCGCGAGTGCGATCGAGGCGATGGGCGACAAGATCCGAGCCAAGCAGACCGTGTCCGGTGCCGGAGTTCCTGTCGTGCCCGGCCGGTCCGAACTGCACGGCGATGCCGACATCGAGGCCGCCGCGGCCGACATCGGCTATCCCGTGCTGCTCAAACCGTCCGCAGGCGGTGGCGGCAAGGGCATGCGGCTGGTGGAGTCGCCCGACGAACTCCCAGCGGCCGTCGAGTCGGCGCGCAGGGAGGCGATGAGCGCCTTCGGCGACGACCGGCTGCTGCTTGAGCGATTCGTCGAGACGCCGAGGCACATCGAGATCCAGGTACTTGCCGACCGGCACGGTAACGTGATCCACCTCGGCGAGCGGGAGTGCAGCCTGCAGCGCAGGCACCAGAAGATCGTCGAGGAGGCGCCGTCGGCGTTGCTCGACGAGGCGACACGAGCGCGGATGGGGGCTTCGGCGGTCGAGGCCGCTCGCGCGGTCGGCTACGTCGGCGCAGGCACCGTGGAGTTCATCGTTTCCGCGCGCGAGCCGCAGCGGTTCTACTTCCTGGAGATGAACACCCGGTTGCAGGTCGAGCACCCGGTGACCGAGCTGGTCACCGGCGTCGACCTGGTGGAGTGGCAGTTGCGGGTCGCGGCGGGCGAGCGGCTCTCGCTCGCCCAGCACGACGTGCGGGCGGAGGGCCACGCCGTCGAGGCCCGGGTGTACGCCGAGGACCCGGCCAGGGATTTCGTACCGACCGGCGGAACCGTGCTCGCACTCGCGGAGCCCTCCGGCCCACACGTTCGGGTGGACTCCGGCCTGCTCGAGGGCTTCACCGTCGGCTCCGACTACGACCCGATGCTCGCCAAGGTCGTGGCGTGGGGGCCTGACCGTACCGCGGCGCTGCACCGACTCGACCGGGCGCTCGCGGACACCGCGGTGCTCGGGGTCACGACGAACATCCCGTTCCTGCGGGCACTCCTCACCGACGCTGACGTGCTGGCGGGCGAGTTGGACACCGGCCTGGTGGAGCGCAAGCTCGACGCTCTCGTGGCGGAGGACGCCGCGGAGGACGCCGCCGAGGAGTTCCTGATCGCGGCCGCTCTGGATCGGCTGCTCTCGCTGTGGCCGTCCGGGCCAGTGGTCGACCCGTGGGACGTGCCGAGCGGTTGGCGGCTCGGCGCTCGCGCCGGGGTGACGTTGCGGTTGCGAGCGGGCCGCACCGAGGCGCTCGTGCTGGTCGAGGGTCCGCCTTCCGACGCACTGGTCAGTGTGGACGATCGTGAGCCCGTCGCGGCCTCGGCCGAGCGTGACGGCGACGACCTCGTCGTGCGAGGCGAGGGCTTCGGCGGCCGATACGGCCGGTACCGCCGCTACCGGCGGGCGCGGGCGAGTGACGGCACGGTCTGGTTCGCCAGGCAGGGCAGGGCCGTCGCCGTGGGTGAGCGACCCAACCTGCTGGCGAGCCACGCCGAGTCGGTCGAGGTCGGTCCGGTGACCAGTCCGATGCCGGGCACGGTTCTCGTGGTCAAGGTGGCACCCGGCGACGTGGTCAGCGCGGGTGCGCCGCTGCTGGTCGTCGAGGCGATGAAGATGGAATACACGATCACCGCGCCGGTGGACGGCGTCGTCAGCGAGTTGCATGTTCAGGCGGGCCAGCAGGTGGCGCTGGACCAGTCACTCGCCGTCGTGACACGGGAGGAGCACATCGCATGA
- a CDS encoding carboxyl transferase domain-containing protein, protein MDTPALTSSADPRSEAFARNVTCHTELVAELRDRLARARLGGPPQARQRHVARGKLLPRDRVDALLDPGSPFLELSPLAAGGMYDEEAPSAGIITGIGRVSGRECVVVANDATVKGGTYYPMTVKKHLRAQEVALHNNLPCVYLVDSGGAFLPHQDEVFPDREHFGRIFYNQATMSARGIPQLAAVLGSCTAGGAYVPAMSDEAVIVRNQGTIFLGGPPLVKAATGEVVTAEELGGGDVHARSSGVTDHLAVDDADALRTVRSIVSTLGPRSPRPWEVVPSEEPAVDPGELYGVVPADTRTPYDVREVIARIVDGSRFGEFKKEYGNTLVTGFARIHGHPVGIVANNGVLFAESAMKGAHFIELCDRRSIPLLFLQNITGFMVGRDYEAGGIAKHGAKMVTAVACARVPKFTVVIGGSFGAGNYSMCGRAYSPRFLWMWPNARISVMGGEQAASVLATVRRDAYESRGEEWSEADEEAFKEPIRAQYEHQGNPYYSTARLWDDGVIDPMDTRTVLGLALSAAANAPLEPVGYGVFRM, encoded by the coding sequence ATGGACACCCCGGCGCTGACCAGCTCCGCAGACCCGCGGAGCGAGGCATTCGCTCGCAACGTCACCTGCCACACCGAACTGGTCGCCGAACTGCGCGACCGCCTCGCGCGGGCCCGGCTCGGAGGTCCGCCCCAGGCCAGGCAGCGGCACGTGGCACGCGGCAAGCTGCTGCCGCGTGACCGCGTGGACGCGCTGCTCGATCCGGGCTCACCCTTTCTGGAACTGTCACCGCTGGCCGCAGGCGGGATGTACGACGAAGAGGCTCCCTCCGCGGGCATCATCACCGGCATCGGCAGGGTGTCCGGCCGGGAGTGTGTCGTGGTGGCCAACGACGCCACCGTCAAGGGCGGCACCTACTACCCGATGACGGTCAAGAAGCATCTGCGCGCGCAGGAAGTCGCCCTGCACAACAACCTGCCGTGCGTGTACCTGGTCGACTCCGGTGGCGCGTTCCTGCCACACCAGGACGAGGTGTTCCCCGACCGGGAGCACTTCGGCCGCATCTTCTACAACCAGGCCACCATGTCCGCTCGCGGGATCCCGCAACTCGCCGCGGTGCTCGGGTCGTGCACCGCGGGAGGTGCCTACGTGCCTGCCATGAGCGACGAGGCCGTGATCGTGCGCAACCAGGGCACGATCTTCCTCGGCGGCCCGCCACTGGTGAAGGCCGCCACCGGCGAGGTCGTCACCGCCGAGGAACTGGGCGGCGGAGACGTGCACGCGCGCTCCTCGGGCGTCACCGACCACCTCGCGGTCGACGACGCCGACGCACTGCGCACGGTGCGCTCCATCGTGTCGACTCTGGGTCCGCGCTCGCCGCGGCCGTGGGAGGTCGTGCCGAGCGAGGAACCCGCAGTCGATCCGGGCGAGCTGTACGGCGTGGTCCCCGCCGACACCCGCACCCCCTACGACGTGCGCGAGGTGATCGCCCGCATCGTCGACGGCAGCCGGTTCGGTGAGTTCAAGAAGGAGTACGGCAACACGCTCGTGACCGGGTTCGCCCGTATTCACGGTCACCCGGTGGGGATCGTGGCCAACAACGGCGTGCTGTTCGCCGAGTCGGCGATGAAGGGCGCGCACTTCATCGAGTTGTGCGATCGCCGGTCGATCCCGTTGCTGTTCCTGCAGAACATCACCGGCTTCATGGTGGGAAGGGACTACGAGGCGGGCGGCATCGCCAAGCACGGCGCGAAGATGGTCACCGCCGTCGCGTGCGCGCGGGTGCCCAAGTTCACCGTCGTCATCGGCGGGTCGTTCGGGGCGGGCAACTACTCCATGTGCGGCAGGGCCTACTCGCCCCGGTTCCTGTGGATGTGGCCGAACGCCCGCATTTCCGTGATGGGTGGTGAGCAGGCTGCTTCGGTACTTGCGACCGTACGCAGGGACGCCTACGAGTCCCGTGGCGAGGAGTGGTCCGAAGCGGACGAGGAAGCGTTCAAGGAACCCATTCGTGCCCAGTACGAACACCAGGGCAACCCCTACTACTCCACGGCACGGCTGTGGGACGACGGGGTGATCGACCCGATGGACACCAGGACGGTGCTCGGACTGGCGCTGTCGGCCGCGGCGAACGCGCCGCTGGAGCCGGTCGGCTACGGCGTATTCAGGATGTGA